DNA from Pseudomonas putida:
CGGGTCTGCCATGTCCGTGTCCGCTGGTGGCGTGGTTTTGACAGGTTGTTCCGTTGACTTGAGATGCTGGCGTCGATCCGCGTCGCGCCGCGCCTTGCGCGTGGCTTTCTGCGCAGTGGTCACGATTTCGCGCATCTGCCCGATCATGCGGAACAGCGCCGACTCATCCACCTGTTCGCGCCCTTGCTGCCGCAATTTCGCCAGCGCCTGCCGTTGTTCCCAGAGGGTGACAGCCGGGTGCGACAAGGTACGGTATGGAATTTCCAGATAGTGCTGCCCCTCCGGCTCCAGCACCCAAATGCGGCTGATGTCGCGTGGGTCGCGCCGGATCAGGAACGCAGGCAGGCGGTCGCGCCGAGCTATCCACGGCTTGAGCGCATCGGCGTAGTAGTGGATGTGGTCGATGACGAAGCCAGTGCGGGTCAGGGTGCGGCGGAGGACGGGCAGGAAATCGACCAGAAAAGCCGTGGTGCGAGTGATGACGGTTGGAACGCCGGTACGCGCGACAGCTTCGGCCCAGCGTGCGGCCGGCGGTTGGAGCAGGCCGTTGTGCACGGAGCCGTGATAGGTGCCAACCGCCAATGCGAGCCAGCGTTCCAGCTCGCGCAGTGTCAGGGCGGCCATCTTCTCGGAGGCGTATTCCCCGCGCTGGTCAGGGTTGGAGAAGGTCGTCCCCGGCAATTCGTCGTGGATCATTTGCATCGCCGTGCCGATGATCCGTTCCACGATGCCGCCATAGTGCGGCTGCCCGAGAGGCCGATAGTCCAACCGGATGCCATGCTGCTCGCAGCCACGGCGTAGCGCCTCGCTCTTGAATTCGGCCGCGTTGTCCAGGTAGAGCAGCGCGGGCTTGCCGCTCATCGGCCAGTCCATTTCCACGTCCAACCTTTCCAACCAAGGGCGCTTGTCGCAACCGGCGTGTGCGAGGCACAGGCCGACCGAGACGGCAGATGGCGCTTCTAACGTGACCACCATGCCAACCACGCAGCGGGTGAACACGTCGATGGCGAGGGTCAGGTACGGACGGCCAATCGGTTGCCGGTCGCGCTCGTCCACCACGATCAGGTCGATGACTGTGTGGTCGATCTGTACCTGCTCCAGCGGTGCGGAGACTGGCGGAGGAACACCGCCAACACCTTGCAGGATGCGGGACGCATCCTGGCCTTCCCGAAGTCGAGTGGTCTTGAGTGGATCAAGGCTGGCGATCCGCAACGCGACCGTGTTGCGCGCCGGCATCCGCAGCTTTTGCAGCTTGCACACCCGCGCAACTTCACGGTGGAACGCCGCCAAGCTGCGCTTCTGCTTGGTCAGGAAGCGCTTTTGCAGTAGCTCGCGGATGATTCGTTCGACCGACTCCGGCAAGCGGCCTTTACCTTTGCCACCGCTCGACTGTCCAAGAGCCAAATCAGTGACCAGCCCCGAACCTTGCCGGGCACGGCGGATCAGGACGTAGACCTGCCGCCGGGACAGACCCAGCGCCTGGGCTGCTGCGTCGGCCGCTTCATGCCCGACCGTCTCCGACTGCGCCAACGGCCCAATGATCTCCGCGCGGCAGCGAGCACGCTCCCATGCCTGTTCTGACAGGGTGGCTACGCCGCGCTCGGCAATCGGTACGGTATCGGTCGCCATGCTCGCCTCGCTTTGGTGCACACGAGTATTGAGCATAGACGAGTTTCGTGCAGAGGAGTCCTGATATCGGGCTGTCAGGAGCCGTATGCACAGCAGGCTTCATGTCTCGTTGATTGGTGCAGTCGTCTTCTGAAAATGACAGTCTCGACCTACGACCAACTCCTCGATCTGCAACGCGATGCTCTGGCGAAGGTCGGCTGTGAGCGCGTGTTCGAGGATACATCCAGCGGAGCCAAGGCCGAGCGGGTTGGTTTGACCGCCTTGCTGGCCACGCTACGCCGTGGCGACACCGTGGTGATCTGGCGCCTGGATCGCCTCGGCCGCTCGCTGAAGGATCTGATCCGACTGGTCGAACAACTGGACGCCGCCGGCGTCGGCTTGCGCAGCTTGCAAGAAAACATTGATACCGCCTCGATTGGAGGCCGTCTGGTATTTCACCTATTCGGCGCCTTGGCCGAGTTCGAGCGCAACCTGATTCGCGAGCGCACCCAAGCCGGACTATCCGCTGCGCGGGCCCGTGGCCGCAAGGGTGGGCGCAAGAAACGGCTCGATCCGGCTAAGCAAGAACTCGCCCTGCGTCTCTATCACGAGCGGAAACACACCGTGGCGGAAATCTGCCGCATGATGGGCATTGGCCGCTCGACGCTCTACAACTATCTGACCGAGGCCGAACGCAATGCCCAGCGGGCAGCATAAGGCCATCCCAACCGATTCGCTGATGCAGTTGCGGCAGCGGCTCGACCGTCTGCCGAAGAAAAGCCCGGAACGGGCCGCCCAGGTGACTGCGATAGCTGAGTTGTATGGCGTGTCCCCGAGCACTGTGTACCGGGCGCTGAACTTCATCCATAAACCCCACGCGGCCCACCGGGCCGATCACGGTAAACCGCGCGTGTTGCAGCAGGCCGAGCTGGAACGCTACTGCGAGCTGATTGCAGCGCTGAAACTGCGCACCACCAACAAGCAAGGGCGGCACCTGTCTACCCGCCGCGCCATCGAGTTGCTGGAAGACTACGGGGTGGAGACCGTGCAAGGGTTGGTCAAGGCGCCTAAGGGTGTACTCAGCCGACCAACCGTCAACCGCTACCTATCCCTGTGGCGACTGGATCAACCGCGGTTGTTGCGGCAGCCGCCCGCGACGCGCTTTCAGGCGGCACACAGCAATGACTGTTGGCAGTTCGACCTGTCGCCCTCTGACCTCAAACACATCGATAAACCGGACTGGATCGACCCGGCCAGAGGTGAGCCAACGCTGATGCTGTTCAGCGTGGTGGATGATCGCAGTGGTGTGGCCTATCAGGAATACCACTGCGTATACGGCGAGGACGCAGAGTCGGCGCTGCGCTTCCTGTTTAACGCCATGGCGCCGAAGGCTGACCCCACCTTTCCGTTCCAAGGCCGCCCCAAGATGATCTACCTGGACAATGGCCCGGTGGCCAAGCGCCGCGTCTTCCAGAACGTCATGCAGGGGCTGGGCATCGAGTGGCAGACACACATCCCGGCCGGCAAGGATGGCGCCCGTACCACAGCCCGCTCCAAAGGCAAGGTGGAGCGCCCTTTCCGCACGGTGAAGGAAGCCCACGAGACGCTGTATCACTTCCACAAGCCTGAAACCGAAGCGCAGGCCAACGAGTGGTTGATGCGTTATCTGGTGCGCACCTACAACGCACAGGGCCATCGTTCCGAGCCGCATTCGCGGATCGAGGACTGGCTGGCTAACCTGCCCGCCGAGGGCCTGCGCGAAATGTGCACCTGGGAGCAGTTCTGCCGGTTCGCCCGCGAGCCCGAACGACGCAAGGTTGGCGTCGATGCGCGAGTCACCATCGACGGCACGGCCTACGAGGTGGAGCCCGACATGGCCGGTGAGTCCGTGGTGTTGCTTTGGGGCTTGTTCGATGGTGAGCTCTATGCCGAGTTCGAGGGGGAGCGCTTCGGGCCTTATTACCCAGTCTCCGGGCCAATTCCACTGCATCGCTACCGCGCATTCAAACGCGGCAAGGCCGATGAACGATCCGAGCGCATCCGCTCGCTGGCTGACCAGCTTGGTCTACCCATCGCCGCATTGGCCGGCGACGATGTGCGGCTGACACCTCCCGCAGCTCCCATGGCACTGCCGCGCCAACCCTTCGATGCCGAGGCGCATGAATACCGGTTTCCCAGCGTCATCGCAGCCAAGCTCGCCATTGCCGATGATCTGGCGCAGCCGTTGGCTAAGCTCTCACCCGAAGATCAGGCATTCATCCACCAGGTGCTGAGCGAAACCCTGACGCGCCGCATCGTGTTGGAGCGCGTTCGGGGCTACTTCCGCCACAAGAAAGCAGGAGAAGAACATGCGGGTTGAAGTGATGCAGCACTACGGACTGACGTTGCCGCTGAACCAGGCCGGCTACTTTGAGACCGCCCACCATCAGCAGTTGATCAAGGACATCAAGGGGGCGATCTTCGAGGGGCGCCTGATCGCACTGTGCGGCGTCATAGGCAGTGGCAAGACCGTGATGCTGCGCCGGCTTCAGCAAGCGATGGAAGAGGAAAAGAAGATCACGGTCTCCAAGTCGCTGGCCATCGAGAAGCACAGCATCAAACTGGCCACCTTCATCGCCGCGCTCTTCTACGACCTCTCCTCCGAAAAGCAGGTACGCATCCCGACCCAGGGCGAAAAACGTGAGCGTGACCTGCGCGAGCTGGTGAGGAAGAATAAGCGCCCGGTGGCCCTGTTCGTCGATGAGGCACATGACCTCAACGGCCATACGCTGACCGGCCTTAAGCGCCTGATGGAACTGGTCGAGGACGGCGACGGCCGATTGTCGGTGGTGCTGGCCGGGCATCCCAAGCTGCGTAACGACCTGCGCCGCCCGACGATGGAGGAAATCGGCTACCGCACAGATATTTTCTCGCTCGACGGCATCGCCGGCAGTCAGCGCGAGTACATCCACTGGCTGCTGGAAACCTGCACTGCGGGGAAGGTCGAACCCGAGTCGATCCTGAGTGAAGACGCCATCGACCTGCTCGCCACCAAGCTGCGCACACCATTGCAAATCCAACTGCACCTCAGCATGGCATTGGAAGCCGGCTACCTGACTGGCGAGAAACCCGTCTCGGCGGAGCTGGTGGAATCAGTGCTGTCGCGTCAACTGGATGATCTGGAACCGACCCTGACGCGCCACGGTTACCGCATCAAGGATCTGGTAGATCAGTTCGACGCCAGACCCAATGAGATCAAGGCGCTGTTCAGCAACGCGCTTGACCCCGCGCGCGCTGCCGAGCTGCGTGACAAGATGCTGGCGGCGGGGCTGCCGATCTGATTACTGGCTAATTTCACGTTTTCGGGGGTTGGGCAAAAATAGCCAACTTCGACGCTGTCCTAGTCTCGGCAAGGGTAATCTCTAAGCTTTGTGCGCGTTGGCGTTGCGTCGAAACGGTTTTGTGTAGCTCGGCGCTCTCCGACTGCAAGGCGTCGAAGCGCGTCTTCCTTCAGCAGTAGTCGGGCCTCGGTGAGCAGGTGCTCATTGTCACGATTCAATCGGGTCAGTTCGTCTTGCTTGACGATCAGCGTCTGCTGTAGCTGGCGAGCCTCCATCTGCAGCTGCTGCACCTGCGCTTCGTGCCGGCGCTGCTCCTGCTCACGCTGATCCTTGCTTGTACGTCGGTAGTGCTCAAGTGAATCACGGGCATGTCGGTGTCCGGTTGGTCAGGCTTTCAATGCCAGTATTCGGTGCGCACCGTTCAGTACGATGAGGCCCACGACAGTACCAATCACCAAATCTGGGTAG
Protein-coding regions in this window:
- a CDS encoding Mu transposase C-terminal domain-containing protein codes for the protein MATDTVPIAERGVATLSEQAWERARCRAEIIGPLAQSETVGHEAADAAAQALGLSRRQVYVLIRRARQGSGLVTDLALGQSSGGKGKGRLPESVERIIRELLQKRFLTKQKRSLAAFHREVARVCKLQKLRMPARNTVALRIASLDPLKTTRLREGQDASRILQGVGGVPPPVSAPLEQVQIDHTVIDLIVVDERDRQPIGRPYLTLAIDVFTRCVVGMVVTLEAPSAVSVGLCLAHAGCDKRPWLERLDVEMDWPMSGKPALLYLDNAAEFKSEALRRGCEQHGIRLDYRPLGQPHYGGIVERIIGTAMQMIHDELPGTTFSNPDQRGEYASEKMAALTLRELERWLALAVGTYHGSVHNGLLQPPAARWAEAVARTGVPTVITRTTAFLVDFLPVLRRTLTRTGFVIDHIHYYADALKPWIARRDRLPAFLIRRDPRDISRIWVLEPEGQHYLEIPYRTLSHPAVTLWEQRQALAKLRQQGREQVDESALFRMIGQMREIVTTAQKATRKARRDADRRQHLKSTEQPVKTTPPADTDMADPQADNQPPAKPFDQIEEW
- a CDS encoding recombinase family protein → MTVSTYDQLLDLQRDALAKVGCERVFEDTSSGAKAERVGLTALLATLRRGDTVVIWRLDRLGRSLKDLIRLVEQLDAAGVGLRSLQENIDTASIGGRLVFHLFGALAEFERNLIRERTQAGLSAARARGRKGGRKKRLDPAKQELALRLYHERKHTVAEICRMMGIGRSTLYNYLTEAERNAQRAA
- a CDS encoding DDE-type integrase/transposase/recombinase, whose protein sequence is MPTDSLMQLRQRLDRLPKKSPERAAQVTAIAELYGVSPSTVYRALNFIHKPHAAHRADHGKPRVLQQAELERYCELIAALKLRTTNKQGRHLSTRRAIELLEDYGVETVQGLVKAPKGVLSRPTVNRYLSLWRLDQPRLLRQPPATRFQAAHSNDCWQFDLSPSDLKHIDKPDWIDPARGEPTLMLFSVVDDRSGVAYQEYHCVYGEDAESALRFLFNAMAPKADPTFPFQGRPKMIYLDNGPVAKRRVFQNVMQGLGIEWQTHIPAGKDGARTTARSKGKVERPFRTVKEAHETLYHFHKPETEAQANEWLMRYLVRTYNAQGHRSEPHSRIEDWLANLPAEGLREMCTWEQFCRFAREPERRKVGVDARVTIDGTAYEVEPDMAGESVVLLWGLFDGELYAEFEGERFGPYYPVSGPIPLHRYRAFKRGKADERSERIRSLADQLGLPIAALAGDDVRLTPPAAPMALPRQPFDAEAHEYRFPSVIAAKLAIADDLAQPLAKLSPEDQAFIHQVLSETLTRRIVLERVRGYFRHKKAGEEHAG
- a CDS encoding ExeA family protein, with protein sequence MRVEVMQHYGLTLPLNQAGYFETAHHQQLIKDIKGAIFEGRLIALCGVIGSGKTVMLRRLQQAMEEEKKITVSKSLAIEKHSIKLATFIAALFYDLSSEKQVRIPTQGEKRERDLRELVRKNKRPVALFVDEAHDLNGHTLTGLKRLMELVEDGDGRLSVVLAGHPKLRNDLRRPTMEEIGYRTDIFSLDGIAGSQREYIHWLLETCTAGKVEPESILSEDAIDLLATKLRTPLQIQLHLSMALEAGYLTGEKPVSAELVESVLSRQLDDLEPTLTRHGYRIKDLVDQFDARPNEIKALFSNALDPARAAELRDKMLAAGLPI